The Punica granatum isolate Tunisia-2019 chromosome 4, ASM765513v2, whole genome shotgun sequence genome has a window encoding:
- the LOC116205630 gene encoding zinc finger protein ZAT9-like yields the protein MEANTRVCKICDRSFANGKAMGGHMRSHLAKFQLPPAPKPQPEPSQSPATVQSANSELSSIAISDPTVHDDRESDTESRKIIMNPDKTTGLQLKRSKRGRRLASYKPMPVDAPEYVSSESTSQLALSDEEVARCLLLLSIGNSSRGPIAKKEPKEAVDETELSEEEEEEKGESFCAKWKQTRATRSKFKCKVCKKIFRSYQALGGHRASHGHGTTSAKDTRRINHQRDSNNKKADQRDPDRESNNRKIFKCPFCDKVFESGQGLGGHKKVHAFDAAKKKIKISNSDCDDTTAQKLCRRERLFFDLNLPAATEDEVISQPQLAKSSSG from the coding sequence ATGGAAGCAAACACCAGGGTGTGCAAGATCTGTGACCGCAGTTTCGCGAACGGCAAGGCCATGGGCGGCCACATGAGATCCCACCTGGCCAAATTCCAGCTTCCTCCAGCCCCAAAGCCTCAGCCAGAGCCCTCCCAGTCCCCGGCAACCGTCCAATCGGCGAACTCCGAGCTGTCGTCCATCGCTATTTCTGATCCGACGGTCCATGACGACAGGGAGAGTGACACCGAGTCAAGGAAGATAATTATGAACCCTGATAAGACAACTGGCCTCCAGCTGAAACGGTCCAAGCGTGGCCGTCGATTGGCCAGTTACAAGCCGATGCCGGTTGATGCGCCTGAATATGTCAGTTCTGAGTCAACGTCCCAGCTTGCTTTATCGGATGAGGAAGTGGCTCGGTGTCTGTTGTTGCTCTCGATAGGTAATAGTTCAAGAGGTCCGATTGCGAAGAAGGAGCCAAAAGAAGCGGTCGATGAGACGGAGTTGagtgaggaggaagaggaggaaaagGGCGAGTCTTTCTGTGCGAAATGGAAGCAGACCCGGGCCACAAGGTCTAAGTTCAAGTGTAAAGTGTGCAAGAAAATCTTCAGATCTTACCAGGCCCTAGGCGGGCACCGAGCAAGTCATGGTCATGGTACTACGAGTGCGAAAGACACTCGCCGGATCAATCATCAGCGGGACAGCAACAATAAAAAGGCCGATCAACGTGATCCGGATCGGGAGAGCAACAACAGGAAGATCTTCAAGTGCCCGTTTTGTGATAAGGTATTCGAGTCCGGCCAGGGGCTGGGAGGGCACAAGAAGGTCCATGCCTTCGATGCTGCTAAAAAGAAGATCAAGATCAGCAACAGTGACTGTGATGATACGACTGCTCAAAAGTTGTGTAGAAGAGAGAGGCTCTTCTTCGATCTCAACCTGCCAGCAGCAACCGAAGATGAAGTAATTAGCCAGCCCCAGTTGGCAAAGTCTTCGTCCGGTTAA